A stretch of Desulfotignum phosphitoxidans DSM 13687 DNA encodes these proteins:
- a CDS encoding complex I subunit 5 family protein, translating into MNNMPAIIVLAPLLGAFFSGLAAWIQKPLSYYIALAATAVSSVAAVGVFKQVLTAGTWQYRMAGWAPPMGIELRIDLLNAMVLVLVSGIAFVNLVASVKNVDQEIPDRASSFYVMYQLFVVGLLGVTATGDLFNLYVLIEITSLTSYTMIALGDKDRSPLAALNYIFIGVIGASFYLLGVGYLYITTGSLNMADVAILLKDIQGSTAVLTAFILCILGVWIKMALFPLHVWLPNAYAYAPVGFARVVAPLMTKVMVYVMVRLMVTVFGLEYIFNTLNLADIVVWLGVIAILAGAFMALLQTDLKKMLTYIIVCEIGYMVGGAWLGNSLGMAGAILHILNDALMTFALFLAVGNIIYMRQQVAFSNLQGLFGAMPWTMAGFVLAGLSIIGVPPTCGFFSKWYLVLGAFEAGAYHFAAALIISSLVCAVLFFKVFEICFFEPMAESHGHHGTAAMAEAPVSMLAALGLVSAAIIGAGVYAGTIVNTVILPFLH; encoded by the coding sequence ATGAACAATATGCCGGCAATAATTGTACTGGCCCCGCTTCTGGGGGCATTCTTCTCGGGCCTGGCCGCCTGGATCCAAAAACCGCTGTCCTATTACATCGCTTTGGCTGCCACGGCTGTTTCCAGTGTGGCGGCAGTAGGTGTGTTCAAACAGGTGCTGACCGCGGGCACATGGCAATACCGCATGGCCGGGTGGGCCCCGCCCATGGGGATCGAACTGAGGATCGATCTGCTCAATGCCATGGTCCTGGTCCTGGTATCTGGCATTGCATTTGTGAATCTGGTGGCCAGTGTCAAAAATGTGGATCAGGAAATACCGGATCGGGCGTCTTCATTTTATGTGATGTATCAGTTGTTTGTGGTGGGCCTTTTAGGGGTGACGGCCACAGGCGATCTGTTCAACCTGTATGTGCTCATTGAGATCACCTCGCTGACCTCGTATACCATGATTGCCTTAGGAGACAAAGACCGGTCTCCTCTGGCGGCCTTAAATTATATTTTCATCGGCGTGATCGGGGCGTCTTTTTATCTTCTGGGGGTCGGGTATCTGTACATCACCACCGGGTCTTTGAACATGGCGGATGTGGCAATCCTTCTCAAGGACATCCAGGGATCCACGGCCGTGCTGACCGCCTTTATTCTGTGTATTTTAGGTGTGTGGATCAAGATGGCCCTGTTTCCGCTGCACGTATGGCTGCCCAATGCATATGCGTATGCACCCGTGGGGTTTGCCCGGGTGGTGGCGCCGTTGATGACCAAGGTGATGGTATATGTCATGGTGCGGCTCATGGTCACGGTGTTCGGGCTGGAATATATCTTCAACACCCTGAACCTGGCGGATATCGTGGTGTGGCTGGGTGTGATCGCCATTCTGGCCGGGGCATTCATGGCCCTGCTCCAGACGGACTTGAAAAAAATGCTGACCTACATCATTGTGTGTGAGATCGGATATATGGTGGGCGGTGCCTGGCTGGGAAATTCTTTGGGCATGGCCGGTGCCATTCTCCACATTCTCAATGATGCATTGATGACATTTGCCCTGTTTCTGGCTGTGGGCAACATCATTTACATGAGACAGCAGGTGGCGTTTTCCAATCTGCAGGGGTTGTTTGGTGCCATGCCCTGGACCATGGCCGGATTTGTTCTGGCCGGTTTGAGCATAATCGGCGTGCCGCCCACCTGCGGGTTTTTCAGCAAATGGTATCTGGTGCTGGGTGCGTTTGAGGCCGGGGCTTATCATTTTGCCGCTGCGTTGATCATCTCCAGCCTGGTGTGTGCCGTGCTGTTTTTCAAGGTGTTTGAGATCTGTTTTTTCGAGCCCATGGCTGAATCCCACGGCCATCATGGGACCGCCGCCATGGCCGAGGCCCCGGTGTCCATGCTGGCAGCCTTAGGCCTGGTGAGTGCGGCCATCATTGGCGCGGGCGTTTATGCCGGTACCATCGTCAACACCGTGATTCTGCCGTTTTTACACTAA
- a CDS encoding Na(+)/H(+) antiporter subunit B, with product MKFLGLVIVCLTGGLLLYGTMDLPDWGDPASPASTHLSDYYIEHIVEETQVPNLVTAVLADYRGYDTMFETAVVFCAGLACFLLLRDFRPGKNRYYRHIPTGVMLHFKNPETRMIPGNEFEHMDKDWVPSDIIIKTVCRILIPFIQIYALYVVAHGDFSPGGGFQGGVIFGSSLILMAISYNLKTLLKRVTEKFLSIFAATGVLIYVGLGVLAVIMGGQFLDYGMLAPLVPWDPGHVRALGMLGVEIGVGIAVMAVMVIIYVNIVSEGRHDEGL from the coding sequence TTGAAATTTTTAGGACTTGTCATTGTCTGTCTGACCGGCGGATTGCTGTTATACGGCACCATGGACCTGCCGGACTGGGGCGATCCCGCATCTCCGGCATCCACCCATCTGTCGGATTATTATATTGAACATATTGTGGAAGAAACCCAGGTGCCCAACCTGGTCACGGCCGTGCTGGCGGATTACAGAGGGTATGACACCATGTTCGAGACTGCCGTGGTGTTCTGCGCCGGGCTGGCCTGCTTTCTGCTGCTCAGAGATTTTCGGCCTGGAAAAAACCGGTACTACCGGCACATTCCCACGGGGGTCATGCTTCATTTCAAGAATCCGGAGACCCGGATGATCCCGGGAAATGAATTTGAACACATGGACAAGGACTGGGTGCCTTCGGACATCATCATCAAGACGGTGTGCCGGATTCTGATTCCTTTTATTCAGATCTATGCCCTGTATGTGGTGGCCCATGGCGATTTTTCTCCGGGCGGCGGGTTTCAGGGCGGTGTGATTTTCGGATCCAGCCTGATTCTCATGGCCATCTCCTATAACCTGAAAACCCTGCTGAAACGGGTGACGGAAAAATTTCTGTCCATCTTTGCCGCCACAGGGGTTCTGATCTATGTGGGACTCGGGGTCCTGGCTGTGATCATGGGAGGGCAGTTTCTGGATTATGGAATGCTGGCGCCGCTGGTGCCCTGGGATCCCGGTCATGTCCGGGCGTTGGGCATGCTGGGGGTGGAGATCGGCGTGGGCATTGCCGTGATGGCCGTCATGGTGATCATTTACGTGAATATCGTGTCTGAAGGCAGACATGATGAAGGACTGTAG
- a CDS encoding monovalent cation/H+ antiporter subunit D family protein → MESIISLKPLLAVLVPLLIIPVLMSSSRKPNVREAWIFVAGFAMFALVASMVPAILAGTRIELTVFTLVPGADIAFRVDGLGMLFALVASSLYIVTSLYSIGYMRGLKEHGQTRFVCFFALAIASTIGAAFSANLVTLYLFYEMLSLATYPLVAHHEDAKSKISARRYLIFILGTSIGLVLPAMIYCYHVTGTLEFSTAGIFAGQLSKPGATVLLLMFVFGFAKAGIMPFHSWLPAAMVAPTPVSALLHAVAVVKVGVFSIVRVMTGIFGVDLLGLYSLGTLVMVIASITILVSSCIALSQDELKRRLAFSTISQLSYIVFGVALLSPMGQLGGVLHILMHAFGKITLFFCAGAIFVATGKKYISQMKGLGRQMPVTFAAFFIGSLGVIGLPPAGGFYSKWNLILGALEAHHPVFMGVLLISSFLNAFYFLPIVFQAFFGKNEADVPGVPVQIKEANLCLVVPLAVTALASIGLFFFPQMFVDLIVLGLNL, encoded by the coding sequence ATGGAATCCATTATCTCCTTAAAACCGCTGCTGGCTGTACTGGTCCCTTTGCTGATCATCCCAGTTTTAATGTCATCGTCCCGCAAACCCAATGTCAGGGAAGCCTGGATATTTGTTGCCGGATTTGCCATGTTTGCTCTGGTGGCATCCATGGTGCCGGCAATTCTGGCCGGCACCCGGATTGAACTGACTGTGTTCACACTGGTTCCGGGGGCAGACATCGCTTTTCGGGTGGACGGACTGGGCATGCTGTTTGCTCTGGTGGCATCCAGTCTCTATATTGTCACCTCGTTGTATTCCATCGGATACATGCGGGGGTTGAAAGAACACGGACAGACCCGGTTTGTCTGTTTTTTCGCTCTGGCCATTGCATCCACCATCGGAGCCGCATTTTCCGCCAACCTGGTGACCTTGTATCTGTTTTATGAAATGCTGTCTCTGGCCACCTATCCCCTGGTGGCCCACCATGAGGATGCAAAATCAAAGATTTCCGCCCGGCGGTATCTGATTTTCATTCTGGGCACCTCCATCGGTCTGGTACTGCCGGCCATGATCTATTGCTATCATGTCACGGGCACACTTGAATTTTCCACGGCCGGTATTTTTGCGGGCCAGCTGTCAAAACCGGGCGCCACCGTGCTGTTGCTCATGTTTGTGTTCGGGTTTGCCAAGGCAGGGATCATGCCGTTTCATTCCTGGCTGCCGGCCGCCATGGTGGCCCCGACACCCGTGAGTGCGCTGCTGCATGCCGTGGCCGTGGTCAAAGTGGGCGTGTTTTCCATTGTCAGGGTCATGACCGGGATCTTCGGGGTGGATCTGCTGGGATTATACAGTCTGGGAACCCTGGTCATGGTCATTGCCTCCATCACGATTCTGGTCAGTTCCTGCATTGCCCTGTCCCAGGATGAACTCAAGCGGAGACTGGCTTTTTCCACCATCAGTCAGCTGTCATACATCGTATTTGGTGTGGCGTTGCTGTCGCCCATGGGCCAGCTGGGCGGGGTGCTTCATATTCTCATGCACGCGTTCGGCAAAATTACCCTGTTTTTCTGTGCCGGTGCCATTTTTGTGGCCACGGGCAAAAAATATATCTCCCAGATGAAAGGCCTGGGCCGACAGATGCCGGTCACTTTTGCGGCATTTTTCATCGGATCTTTAGGGGTGATCGGGCTGCCTCCCGCGGGCGGGTTTTACAGCAAGTGGAATCTGATTTTAGGGGCTTTAGAAGCCCACCACCCGGTTTTTATGGGGGTGTTGCTGATCTCCTCGTTTCTGAATGCGTTTTATTTTCTGCCCATCGTGTTCCAGGCCTTTTTCGGGAAAAATGAAGCGGATGTTCCGGGCGTTCCGGTTCAAATCAAAGAAGCCAATCTGTGCCTGGTGGTGCCTTTGGCCGTGACCGCCCTGGCATCCATTGGATTGTTTTTCTTCCCGCAGATGTTTGTGGACCTGATCGTTCTGGGTCTGAATCTATGA
- the mnhG gene encoding monovalent cation/H(+) antiporter subunit G has translation MMHIIINILSVFCLLTGLIFFIGGAVGIMRMPDFYSRLHPAGKLDTLGIFTMVAGLVIYNFHHLSLGVVLLSIKMFLIVFFVFLASPTATHSIVDAGMRAGLRPWTKKKEKE, from the coding sequence ATGATGCATATAATTATCAATATTCTGTCGGTGTTTTGCCTGCTCACGGGCCTGATTTTTTTTATCGGCGGGGCCGTGGGGATCATGCGGATGCCTGATTTTTACTCCCGGCTGCATCCGGCCGGCAAACTGGACACCTTAGGCATTTTTACCATGGTTGCCGGGCTGGTGATCTATAATTTTCACCACCTGTCTCTGGGTGTGGTGCTGTTGTCCATTAAAATGTTTTTGATTGTCTTTTTTGTGTTTCTGGCCAGCCCGACAGCCACCCATTCCATTGTGGATGCCGGCATGCGGGCCGGGTTGCGGCCCTGGACTAAAAAAAAGGAAAAGGAATAA
- a CDS encoding Na+/H+ antiporter subunit E translates to MPQKENEKKAGFFSFMITFVFMFVTWIILSGYFEPLLLGLGVVSSLAIAWFFHDLLFAGATVQDIKVFLRFCQYAPWLIIEIIKANFHLLFLVFHPRMHQLIDPHIIQFQTGLKSDIAITTLANAITLTPGTVTITANAEGGFRVHAIDRQSAQGLPGVMRDRVAHVFGENR, encoded by the coding sequence ATGCCACAAAAAGAAAATGAAAAAAAGGCGGGTTTTTTTTCATTTATGATCACCTTTGTATTTATGTTTGTCACCTGGATCATTTTGTCCGGCTATTTTGAGCCGCTTCTTCTGGGACTGGGTGTGGTGTCCAGCCTGGCCATTGCCTGGTTTTTCCATGATCTGCTGTTTGCCGGGGCCACGGTTCAGGATATCAAGGTGTTTCTCCGGTTTTGCCAATATGCGCCCTGGCTGATTATAGAAATCATCAAAGCCAATTTTCACCTGCTGTTTCTGGTATTTCACCCCCGGATGCACCAGTTGATCGATCCGCATATCATTCAGTTTCAAACCGGGTTGAAATCAGATATCGCCATCACCACCCTGGCCAATGCCATTACCCTGACCCCAGGAACCGTCACCATTACCGCCAATGCCGAAGGCGGGTTCCGGGTTCATGCCATTGACCGGCAAAGCGCTCAAGGATTGCCCGGCGTGATGCGGGACCGGGTGGCGCATGTTTTTGGAGAAAACAGATGA
- a CDS encoding Na(+)/H(+) antiporter subunit B yields the protein MLWPIDLIVLTFVIFCAIAAITVRDLLGTAILFSAYSFLMCLLWAVMGAVDVAFTEASVGAGVSTVFLVAAVFRTSRRTKD from the coding sequence ATGCTGTGGCCCATTGATCTGATCGTACTGACCTTTGTGATTTTCTGCGCCATTGCCGCCATTACCGTCCGGGATCTTCTGGGAACCGCTATTTTGTTCAGCGCGTATTCGTTTTTGATGTGCCTGTTGTGGGCCGTCATGGGTGCGGTGGATGTGGCATTTACCGAAGCGTCCGTTGGCGCGGGCGTGAGCACGGTGTTTTTGGTGGCAGCCGTATTCCGGACCAGCAGGAGGACCAAAGATTGA
- a CDS encoding cation:proton antiporter subunit C has protein sequence MNELLALIVAKYNFWLYIILMMIGLYAMIAKNNLMKKLVGMNIFQTAIILFYVSIGYKHGATLPIIQGGHGTHDAVIHAADYINPLPHVLMLTAIVVSVATFGVAMALCVKIYQRYQTLEEDELRIRLSEK, from the coding sequence ATGAATGAGCTTCTGGCGCTGATTGTGGCCAAATATAATTTCTGGTTGTATATCATTCTCATGATGATCGGCCTGTATGCCATGATCGCCAAAAACAATCTGATGAAAAAACTGGTGGGCATGAATATTTTTCAGACCGCGATTATTTTGTTTTATGTGTCCATCGGATACAAACACGGGGCCACGCTGCCCATTATTCAGGGGGGGCATGGCACCCACGATGCCGTGATCCATGCAGCGGATTATATCAACCCGCTGCCCCATGTGCTCATGCTCACCGCCATTGTCGTGTCCGTGGCCACGTTCGGAGTGGCCATGGCGCTGTGTGTCAAGATCTATCAGCGATATCAGACCCTGGAAGAAGATGAACTCAGAATACGCTTATCGGAAAAATAA
- a CDS encoding response regulator: MKLLFIDDEQTFLKYLAKRMALEGFEVKTTFSGEEGVAAAAKAPFDVAVVDLQMPGIDGIEVQKLLKDLQPDLPCIVLTGHGSVENALESGKYNAFKFLSKPVDMDTLIQTIQAAYDHRVEKQSKQDPPDTSPAAKGPVSKLFQKFRHLYGVEK; the protein is encoded by the coding sequence ATGAAACTTTTATTTATAGATGATGAACAGACCTTTTTGAAGTATCTGGCCAAACGGATGGCTTTGGAAGGGTTTGAGGTGAAAACGACATTTTCCGGTGAAGAAGGGGTGGCGGCTGCGGCCAAAGCACCCTTTGACGTGGCAGTGGTGGATCTGCAGATGCCCGGTATTGACGGCATCGAGGTACAGAAACTGCTCAAGGATCTTCAGCCGGATCTGCCCTGCATCGTGCTCACCGGGCATGGCAGTGTGGAAAACGCTCTGGAAAGCGGCAAATACAATGCATTTAAATTTCTGTCCAAGCCCGTGGATATGGACACGTTGATCCAAACCATTCAAGCGGCATATGATCATCGTGTTGAAAAACAGTCAAAACAAGATCCCCCGGATACGTCCCCTGCTGCCAAAGGCCCTGTATCCAAATTGTTTCAGAAATTCCGTCATCTTTACGGCGTGGAAAAATAG
- a CDS encoding monovalent cation/H+ antiporter complex subunit F gives MIYFFSCIAVGLCLTMMLPLYRCLMGPTVLDRLVGVNAIGSKTVVLLLLIGYLYERVDMFVDIALAYAFLNFVAVLAASRYFHKRKGLYEESFME, from the coding sequence ATGATTTATTTTTTTTCCTGCATTGCCGTGGGGCTTTGTCTGACCATGATGCTGCCCCTGTATCGATGCCTGATGGGCCCCACGGTGCTGGACCGTCTCGTGGGTGTGAACGCCATCGGCAGTAAAACCGTGGTACTGCTTTTGCTGATCGGCTACCTGTATGAACGGGTGGATATGTTTGTGGATATTGCCCTGGCTTATGCGTTTTTAAATTTTGTGGCCGTACTGGCTGCTTCCCGGTACTTTCATAAACGCAAAGGCCTGTATGAAGAATCATTCATGGAGTAA